The Dictyoglomus sp. NZ13-RE01 genome has a segment encoding these proteins:
- a CDS encoding YbaB/EbfC family nucleoid-associated protein, with amino-acid sequence MKNPFDAMKQLKKVKEMMDKINQELAETLVEGTAGGGMVKIVMNALEEVKEVKINPEVVDKEDVEMLEDLISAAIRDALTKAKEVSAEKMGSLAQGLPLPPGLF; translated from the coding sequence GTGAAAAATCCTTTTGATGCAATGAAACAGCTTAAAAAAGTAAAAGAGATGATGGATAAGATAAACCAGGAGCTTGCTGAAACATTAGTGGAAGGGACTGCAGGTGGTGGCATGGTAAAGATAGTTATGAATGCCTTAGAAGAAGTTAAAGAAGTAAAGATAAATCCAGAGGTTGTTGATAAAGAAGATGTAGAAATGTTGGAGGATTTAATATCAGCAGCAATAAGGGATGCATTAACAAAGGCAAAAGAAGTTTCTGCTGAGAAGATGGGAAGTCTTGCTCAAGGTCTTCCTTTGCCACCAGGTCTTTTCTAA
- a CDS encoding DNA polymerase III subunit gamma/tau: MPLALYRKWRPKLFEEVVGQEHIVKTLQNSIRLGKIGHAYLFAGPRGTGKTTMARLFAKSLNCVEGPTPTPCLKCPSCIEIAEGNSIDVIEIDAASNRGIDEIRDIREKARLLPVRDRFKVYIIDEVHMLTTEAFNALLKILEEPPEHVVFILATTEPQKVPLTILSRCQRFDFRRLTRDEIVSQLEKIAKEENGNITKDALRLIAMQAQGSMRDAISLLEQLLVYAPQEIDEELARELLGLPTYEFVYEFAKALGEYNINDGWRFIQQVFQLGKNPQQFVRELLQHFRNLLLLKVEPKLANIMSLTQEEYEELMAETQIYTLKRLQDIINVLLDLENRLRDLTNAPLLMEMSLLPLFIKPEESGQEVAPQAPQEVKPKESVKEPNIKEKAPEEDKKETKDASSITIKEIKENWNLIIERVKKRRPSVSALLRYAHPVNFDEGGRLLIGFPKNFNFFKERLEESPNKQLLEEEIKKIFNVYIPIKLILVEENVSNLLEEDGGKEEIGPEEVRKIFNGRIVKDEEESQ; this comes from the coding sequence TACAAAATAGTATAAGGCTTGGTAAGATAGGACATGCTTATCTTTTTGCAGGTCCAAGAGGTACTGGAAAAACTACTATGGCAAGACTCTTTGCAAAATCCTTAAATTGTGTGGAAGGACCAACCCCTACTCCTTGTCTTAAATGTCCTTCCTGTATAGAGATTGCAGAAGGAAATAGCATAGACGTAATTGAGATAGATGCAGCATCTAACAGAGGAATTGATGAAATAAGAGATATAAGAGAGAAGGCACGTTTGCTTCCTGTAAGGGATAGATTCAAGGTATATATTATTGATGAGGTACATATGCTTACTACAGAAGCCTTTAATGCTCTATTGAAGATATTGGAGGAGCCTCCAGAGCATGTAGTATTTATTTTAGCAACAACAGAGCCTCAGAAGGTTCCCTTGACAATACTATCTCGTTGTCAGAGGTTTGACTTTAGGAGATTAACAAGAGATGAGATAGTATCTCAATTAGAGAAGATAGCAAAAGAGGAGAATGGGAATATAACAAAAGATGCTTTAAGGCTTATAGCTATGCAGGCGCAAGGATCTATGAGGGATGCCATATCTTTATTGGAGCAATTATTGGTTTATGCTCCTCAAGAGATAGACGAGGAATTAGCAAGGGAGCTTCTTGGTCTCCCTACTTACGAATTTGTTTATGAGTTTGCAAAAGCCTTAGGAGAATATAATATTAACGATGGTTGGAGATTCATTCAGCAGGTATTCCAATTAGGTAAAAATCCACAGCAATTTGTAAGGGAGTTATTACAGCATTTTAGAAATTTGCTCCTTCTAAAAGTAGAGCCAAAGCTTGCAAACATTATGTCTCTTACCCAGGAAGAGTATGAGGAATTAATGGCGGAAACTCAAATTTATACCTTAAAAAGACTGCAAGATATTATAAATGTACTTCTTGATTTAGAGAATAGATTAAGGGATTTAACAAATGCTCCCCTTTTAATGGAGATGTCACTGCTTCCTCTATTTATAAAACCTGAAGAGTCTGGACAAGAAGTAGCTCCTCAGGCTCCTCAGGAGGTAAAACCAAAGGAGTCTGTAAAGGAGCCTAATATTAAGGAAAAAGCTCCTGAGGAGGATAAAAAGGAGACCAAAGATGCTTCCTCTATAACTATAAAAGAGATAAAGGAAAATTGGAACTTAATCATTGAAAGAGTAAAAAAGAGAAGGCCATCTGTTTCCGCCCTATTAAGATATGCGCATCCTGTGAATTTTGATGAGGGCGGAAGATTGCTTATAGGTTTTCCAAAGAATTTTAACTTTTTTAAGGAGAGATTGGAAGAATCTCCAAATAAACAATTGTTGGAAGAGGAAATAAAGAAAATATTTAATGTCTATATACCTATTAAGCTCATATTGGTTGAAGAAAATGTTTCAAACTTATTGGAGGAAGATGGAGGAAAAGAAGAGATTGGCCCTGAGGAAGTAAGGAAGATATTTAATGGTAGGATTGTCAAAGATGAAGAAGAAAGTCAATAA